A single region of the Roseivivax sp. THAF197b genome encodes:
- a CDS encoding S8 family serine peptidase: MNFSRRSVLLCGASALVGLRANPVFAQPAACFTPSDDGLIGTLRSAVKGAQMLGVPEITNCHSPQTGPRLDLAGLYANPTANFVTGIGPDGPTFVTVTGHDAPDNAVIDTPVTGCHSPAGGFPENIFSTKTIGGVGRGRGRGRGRGRGRGRGRGRGRGRGPDRMVGDFGNAQARLDKLFEEETAHYRRRVTECLPTIAELLQQDDASAAFRLAPPQYSGSETQDEIAVLLEMQTSKERITRLPEIDAEVDDIATPFLDLVADFGGPPSGVLRVLNLMDMSGFVVGYYFKRQFGRLRPNVFDPRVKPAIPVPTHSAYPSAHAVQTHLIAHGLAEIYEDSALVARLFDTAERISVNREYAGVHYASDTEAGILAASAAFPILRLILDEVFTDAIAELNTDPLANCHLLGRPGAITEPPARPDPDPALGWNLTALGLQAETPSETGAGTVIGLFDTAVDVAHPAISGAIENAFINLDYPIPLDDPWCMGSKGIGHGTAMAGLIAGRTDAKRLGVAPGAKVLPVRCANLARDDHDDRFELGVALLGVGLNGSRAMPPHCTDGAVGARIAAVVLSLDFQRPDYARAEYLTAEQIETAAGKGELEKLIDAASDGEGPACDPFALAILLVQNAVAVVIPSGNGGGNRLAYPGSPDDYAAIVALLKHPDGRAYVFELLVDMISSYNAAYADAENSADIRNALRDSFDTFVSDELSNLPLFTQAAYDTGDPFADTGIIVVGAANYDDAPDLDPAEMDRSAHHRAGYSQYGPGLCVLAPSDQNTNPPYRCDGASGDGSTPVPTADLRGPGGFASDPMADTSHAGQIWGFGGTSAASAEVGGVIALLAERQISQTPDLPLTGPGLRAALIGHVTKSVPYEQLEHGYGAVDLTSF, from the coding sequence ATGAATTTTTCACGTCGCAGCGTCCTGCTCTGTGGGGCGTCCGCCCTTGTCGGGCTCCGTGCCAATCCGGTTTTTGCGCAACCCGCCGCTTGTTTCACACCATCGGACGACGGTCTCATCGGCACCTTGCGAAGCGCCGTGAAAGGCGCGCAGATGCTTGGCGTGCCCGAGATCACGAATTGCCACAGCCCGCAGACCGGGCCCCGGCTGGACCTAGCAGGCCTCTATGCCAACCCGACGGCGAATTTCGTGACCGGCATCGGCCCGGATGGTCCTACCTTCGTGACCGTGACCGGCCATGATGCGCCGGATAACGCGGTCATCGACACACCCGTGACCGGCTGCCACAGCCCGGCAGGCGGCTTTCCCGAGAATATCTTCAGCACGAAAACGATCGGCGGCGTCGGACGGGGACGTGGTCGTGGAAGGGGCCGGGGGCGCGGTCGCGGACGGGGTCGCGGGCGGGGCAGGGGCCGCGGGCCCGACCGCATGGTTGGCGATTTCGGCAACGCGCAGGCCCGTCTCGACAAGTTGTTCGAGGAAGAGACCGCGCATTACCGGCGCCGGGTGACCGAATGCCTGCCAACCATCGCGGAATTGCTGCAGCAGGATGACGCCTCCGCAGCGTTCAGATTGGCGCCGCCGCAATATAGCGGCTCCGAGACGCAGGACGAAATCGCCGTTTTGCTGGAGATGCAGACCAGCAAGGAACGCATCACCCGCCTGCCCGAGATCGACGCGGAGGTCGATGACATCGCCACGCCGTTTCTCGATCTGGTCGCCGATTTCGGCGGGCCGCCGTCGGGCGTTCTGCGGGTTCTGAACCTCATGGACATGTCGGGCTTCGTGGTCGGCTATTACTTCAAGCGCCAGTTCGGTCGCCTGCGTCCGAATGTCTTCGATCCACGGGTGAAGCCCGCGATCCCCGTGCCAACACATTCGGCCTATCCCAGCGCACATGCGGTGCAGACCCATCTCATCGCCCATGGCCTGGCCGAGATCTACGAGGATTCCGCCTTGGTCGCGCGCCTTTTCGATACGGCCGAGAGGATCAGCGTCAATCGCGAATATGCCGGGGTGCATTATGCCTCCGATACCGAGGCGGGGATCCTCGCCGCCAGCGCGGCCTTTCCGATCCTGCGGCTGATCCTCGATGAGGTCTTCACCGACGCCATTGCCGAGTTGAATACCGATCCGCTGGCCAATTGCCACCTGCTGGGCAGGCCCGGCGCGATCACGGAGCCGCCCGCGCGGCCCGACCCCGATCCGGCGCTTGGCTGGAACCTGACGGCGCTCGGGCTTCAGGCCGAAACGCCGTCCGAGACGGGGGCCGGCACGGTGATCGGGCTTTTCGACACGGCCGTCGACGTGGCGCATCCGGCGATTTCCGGCGCGATCGAGAATGCGTTCATCAATCTAGACTACCCGATCCCGCTCGATGATCCGTGGTGCATGGGCTCCAAGGGTATCGGGCACGGCACGGCGATGGCGGGGTTGATCGCAGGCCGGACCGACGCCAAGCGTCTGGGCGTCGCACCCGGCGCGAAGGTTTTGCCGGTGCGCTGCGCCAACCTCGCGCGGGATGACCATGACGACCGGTTCGAACTGGGCGTGGCGCTTCTGGGCGTCGGTCTGAACGGAAGCCGGGCCATGCCGCCGCATTGCACGGACGGCGCGGTGGGTGCCCGGATTGCGGCGGTGGTCCTGTCGCTGGACTTCCAGCGCCCGGATTACGCGCGGGCCGAATACCTTACCGCCGAGCAGATCGAGACGGCCGCGGGCAAGGGAGAGCTCGAAAAGCTGATCGACGCGGCCAGCGATGGCGAAGGACCCGCCTGCGATCCATTCGCGCTGGCGATCCTTCTGGTGCAGAATGCGGTGGCGGTCGTGATCCCGTCCGGGAATGGCGGCGGCAACCGGCTGGCCTATCCGGGCAGCCCAGACGATTACGCCGCGATTGTCGCCTTGCTCAAACACCCGGACGGGCGCGCTTACGTGTTCGAGCTCTTGGTCGACATGATCAGCAGCTACAACGCGGCTTACGCCGATGCCGAGAACAGCGCTGACATCCGTAATGCGTTGCGGGACTCCTTCGACACCTTCGTCTCAGATGAGCTGTCGAACCTGCCACTCTTCACGCAAGCCGCTTACGACACGGGCGATCCCTTTGCGGATACGGGCATCATCGTCGTGGGGGCTGCCAATTACGACGATGCGCCGGATCTCGACCCCGCGGAAATGGACCGGAGCGCGCATCACCGCGCTGGCTACAGCCAATATGGCCCCGGTCTTTGCGTCCTGGCGCCCTCGGACCAGAACACCAATCCACCCTATCGCTGCGATGGGGCGTCAGGCGACGGCAGCACGCCGGTGCCCACTGCCGATCTGCGCGGCCCCGGCGGCTTCGCCTCCGATCCCATGGCCGATACCAGCCATGCCGGGCAGATTTGGGGCTTCGGCGGGACCTCTGCCGCCTCGGCCGAAGTGGGCGGTGTGATCGCGCTTCTGGCGGAACGGCAGATTTCCCAGACGCCCGACTTGCCGCTCACAGGTCCGGGGCTGCGCGCGGCGCTGATCGGCCACGTGACCAAGTCCGTCCCCTATGAACAGCTGGAGCATGGCTACGGCGCCGTGGACCTGACGTCCTTTTAA
- a CDS encoding trypsin-like serine protease produces the protein MRRFPKTAALAGLAAVSLASLASAQQPARPIYVAPYADPGATVTDFTSGQPDFTSSSSVNWQSMPTLPSAIPDDLISDLTERDLSQLDQVPQDIWQNLRDGLDCGGGHARIEFMDGGSYVTYLLNDQLVVTDGARLLEPRGDLRPEARFTGRAYFPDALATGSSSCRSQFVVFNFGDLLEKKPEKERPVEILTEPITPPCDDMPAAETIGCAFYSVRLSDSIDGVFCTGTLISPRHVLTAAHCLCDRVDQGELRADVAISVGIAQDWAPVTPEPDGVRFFNHAGVCASSGLPLEERIERGDLATMRMPPGSLDAVQTMLTTAGRNPDHVSRSMASLAPGDRQDTDWLVPLGVQNEFITIGFGRSQDLEARADKRKMQIAFQGLGACHGPTDDAGRCEGHQSALFHEEGKAICAGDSGSGMFKYAADAPDGYGALVLMGVVSGMGTENLCHDEVTDAVLATQPVRNAVRIDTKAVQDWLDAVTSPELLARSTPLDVPRVFAGGGN, from the coding sequence ATGAGACGTTTTCCTAAGACAGCGGCCCTGGCAGGCCTCGCGGCGGTGTCACTGGCGTCGCTCGCCTCCGCGCAGCAACCGGCGCGGCCCATCTACGTGGCGCCTTACGCCGACCCCGGCGCGACAGTGACGGACTTCACATCCGGACAACCGGATTTCACGTCCTCGAGCAGCGTGAACTGGCAGTCCATGCCGACGCTGCCCTCCGCCATTCCCGACGATCTGATCTCGGATCTGACCGAAAGAGACCTCTCGCAACTGGATCAGGTGCCCCAGGATATCTGGCAAAATCTCAGGGATGGGCTCGATTGCGGAGGAGGGCATGCGCGCATCGAGTTCATGGATGGCGGCAGCTATGTCACGTATCTGCTGAACGACCAGCTTGTGGTCACCGATGGCGCGCGATTGCTGGAGCCGCGCGGGGATCTCCGCCCCGAAGCCCGGTTCACGGGGCGCGCCTATTTCCCGGACGCGCTCGCAACGGGCTCAAGCAGTTGCAGGAGTCAATTCGTCGTCTTCAATTTTGGCGATTTACTTGAAAAGAAACCCGAAAAAGAACGACCGGTAGAAATTCTCACGGAGCCAATCACGCCGCCCTGCGATGACATGCCTGCCGCCGAAACGATCGGCTGCGCGTTCTATTCCGTGCGGTTATCGGATTCGATCGACGGGGTGTTCTGCACGGGCACGCTCATTTCCCCGCGCCATGTGCTGACGGCCGCCCATTGCCTGTGTGATCGCGTCGACCAGGGAGAATTGCGCGCCGATGTCGCCATCTCCGTCGGCATCGCGCAGGATTGGGCGCCGGTCACGCCCGAACCGGATGGCGTGCGGTTTTTCAACCATGCAGGCGTCTGTGCAAGCAGCGGATTGCCCCTCGAAGAGCGGATCGAACGCGGAGACCTCGCGACCATGCGCATGCCACCGGGCAGCCTCGATGCGGTACAGACGATGTTGACCACGGCGGGCCGCAATCCCGATCACGTGTCGCGCAGCATGGCGTCTCTTGCGCCCGGTGACCGGCAGGATACCGATTGGCTTGTCCCGCTCGGCGTTCAGAACGAGTTCATCACGATCGGCTTCGGGCGCTCGCAGGATCTGGAGGCGCGCGCTGATAAACGGAAGATGCAGATCGCCTTTCAGGGGCTCGGCGCCTGCCACGGACCGACCGATGATGCGGGCCGCTGCGAGGGGCATCAATCGGCCTTGTTCCACGAAGAGGGCAAGGCCATCTGCGCCGGCGATAGCGGCAGTGGCATGTTCAAGTACGCCGCGGACGCGCCCGATGGCTACGGTGCGCTTGTGCTGATGGGCGTGGTCTCCGGCATGGGCACCGAAAACCTTTGCCATGACGAGGTCACCGATGCCGTGCTCGCGACGCAGCCCGTGCGCAATGCCGTGCGGATCGACACGAAAGCCGTGCAGGACTGGCTGGATGCGGTGACGAGCCCGGAACTGCTCGCGCGGAGCACGCCGCTTGATGTGCCGCGCGTCTTCGCAGGGGGCGGGAACTAG
- a CDS encoding TRAP transporter large permease, translating into MDPSLVSIILIGAMLVMLALGIWVALTLMIVGFLGIALFSGAPAGAIMATTIWGQSYSWALTALPLFIWMGEILYRTRLAANMFTGLAPWMNALPGRLLHVNVVSCGLFAAVSGSSAATTATIGRITIPELEKRDYDQKMIVGSLAGSATLGFLIPPSIILIVYGVAAEVSISRLFIAGILPGLMLMVLFMGYIMIWSAAHPDRTPPPEPRVPFLARIRATAGLFPMLGLIVAVIGSIYAGFATPTEAAAVGVLGALILSALSGMLSWASFTESVAGATRTTCMITLILAGAAFLSVSMGFTGIPRNLAAWVGSFELSRFELLLALTLLFVVMGCFLDGISIVVLTASVIMPMVQAAGIDLIWFGIYLVIVIEMSQITPPVGINLFILQSMTRHDLLSVAKMAFPFFLVLVVATILLIVFPEIATFLPSLMTRG; encoded by the coding sequence ATGGATCCAAGCCTCGTCTCCATCATCCTGATCGGCGCCATGCTCGTCATGCTGGCGCTTGGCATCTGGGTGGCCCTGACCCTCATGATCGTGGGGTTTCTCGGGATTGCGCTCTTTTCCGGTGCGCCTGCAGGCGCGATCATGGCCACCACGATCTGGGGCCAATCCTATTCCTGGGCGCTGACTGCGTTGCCGCTCTTCATCTGGATGGGCGAGATCCTCTATCGCACGCGGCTCGCGGCCAACATGTTCACGGGGCTAGCGCCCTGGATGAACGCCCTGCCCGGTCGGCTGCTCCATGTGAACGTGGTCAGTTGCGGGCTGTTCGCGGCGGTGTCGGGATCGTCCGCGGCGACCACGGCGACGATCGGACGGATCACTATCCCGGAGCTTGAGAAGCGCGACTACGATCAGAAGATGATCGTCGGCAGTCTTGCGGGATCTGCGACGCTGGGCTTCCTGATCCCGCCCTCGATCATCCTGATCGTCTACGGGGTGGCCGCCGAGGTCTCCATCAGCCGGTTGTTCATCGCGGGCATCCTGCCTGGGCTGATGCTGATGGTGCTGTTCATGGGCTACATCATGATCTGGTCGGCGGCGCATCCCGACCGCACGCCCCCGCCCGAGCCGCGCGTGCCGTTCCTGGCGCGCATCCGCGCCACGGCGGGGCTCTTTCCGATGCTGGGGTTGATCGTGGCAGTCATCGGCTCGATCTATGCGGGCTTTGCCACCCCCACCGAAGCCGCCGCCGTCGGTGTTCTGGGCGCGCTGATCCTCTCGGCACTGTCGGGCATGCTCAGCTGGGCCTCCTTCACCGAGAGCGTGGCAGGCGCCACCCGCACGACCTGCATGATCACGCTGATCCTCGCCGGAGCAGCCTTCCTGTCGGTGTCGATGGGCTTCACCGGCATACCGCGCAACCTCGCAGCCTGGGTCGGCTCCTTCGAGCTGAGCCGGTTCGAGCTGCTTCTTGCGCTGACGCTTCTGTTCGTGGTGATGGGCTGTTTCCTCGACGGGATTTCCATCGTCGTGCTGACCGCCTCGGTCATCATGCCGATGGTCCAGGCGGCCGGGATCGATCTGATCTGGTTCGGCATCTACCTCGTGATCGTCATCGAGATGTCGCAGATCACGCCGCCCGTGGGCATCAACCTCTTCATCCTGCAATCGATGACGCGGCACGACCTGCTGTCGGTGGCGAAAATGGCCTTCCCGTTCTTCCTGGTCCTGGTGGTTGCGACGATCCTGTTGATCGTCTTTCCAGAAATCGCGACCTTCCTGCCTTCGCTCATGACGCGCGGCTGA
- a CDS encoding TRAP transporter small permease, whose amino-acid sequence MLTRSLHRLYDAAGALAGVFLVAICVIVTAQIVARQLGTIIPSADQYAGFCLAATSFLGLAYSFRGGSHIRVTLFVQGLRGKPERALLVLALATAAAITLLLAWHTVAMVIQNFSRGEVTSGLVPMPLWVPQLGMAIGITLFGIALLEDLFCAITGRQPAFNQAERDLAARQTDGVEPPSSS is encoded by the coding sequence ATGCTCACACGGTCTCTTCACAGGCTCTATGACGCAGCCGGTGCGCTGGCAGGCGTCTTTCTGGTGGCGATCTGCGTCATCGTTACGGCCCAGATCGTGGCCCGCCAATTGGGCACGATCATCCCGTCGGCCGATCAATATGCGGGCTTCTGCCTGGCGGCGACATCGTTCTTGGGCCTTGCCTACAGCTTTCGCGGAGGCAGCCATATCCGCGTGACCCTGTTCGTGCAGGGCCTGCGCGGCAAGCCCGAGCGTGCATTGCTGGTTCTCGCACTCGCCACGGCGGCGGCGATCACGCTTCTTCTGGCCTGGCACACGGTTGCGATGGTGATCCAGAACTTCTCTCGCGGGGAGGTGACCTCCGGGCTGGTGCCCATGCCGCTCTGGGTGCCGCAGCTGGGCATGGCCATCGGCATCACCCTGTTCGGCATTGCCCTTCTCGAAGATCTGTTCTGCGCCATCACGGGCCGCCAACCGGCGTTCAATCAAGCGGAACGCGACCTCGCGGCCCGCCAGACGGACGGCGTAGAGCCGCCCTCCTCGTCGTGA
- a CDS encoding TRAP transporter substrate-binding protein, whose product MTTFTKLKAFAAVSATAVTLAHAAPVLAQTAWDMATPYPDAEFHTRNIAQFAEDISAATEGGLDITIHSGSSLFKHPEIKRAVQNQFVPIGEVLMANLFNEDPIFGADNIPFIATTYEEAKALWDAQRPLVEEKLAEDGIRLLYAVPWPGQGFYTNKALETGSDIEGLRFRTYNATTARMAELLGAAPTTIEAVEIPQAFSTGIVDAMVTSGATGARTKAWDFTTEFYDLQAWLPKNMIIVNEAAFSGLPEDQQQAILDAAAAAETRGWEMSAAIAEESVSELDANMTVHMPSDALKADLGEVGETMAAEWAESVGEEGQTILDALN is encoded by the coding sequence ATGACGACATTTACCAAACTCAAGGCATTTGCAGCCGTATCGGCAACCGCGGTCACGCTCGCGCATGCGGCCCCGGTGCTGGCACAGACCGCCTGGGACATGGCCACACCCTATCCCGACGCGGAATTCCACACTCGGAACATCGCGCAATTCGCCGAGGACATCTCTGCGGCGACGGAAGGCGGGCTCGACATCACCATCCATTCCGGCTCCTCGCTGTTCAAACATCCCGAGATCAAGCGGGCGGTGCAGAACCAGTTCGTGCCCATCGGCGAGGTGCTGATGGCGAACCTCTTCAACGAGGATCCGATCTTCGGCGCGGACAACATCCCCTTCATCGCCACCACCTACGAGGAGGCCAAAGCGCTTTGGGACGCGCAGCGCCCGCTCGTTGAGGAGAAGCTGGCAGAAGACGGCATTCGCCTGCTCTATGCGGTGCCGTGGCCGGGTCAGGGCTTCTACACCAACAAGGCGCTTGAGACGGGCAGCGACATCGAAGGCCTGCGGTTCCGCACCTACAACGCGACCACCGCACGCATGGCCGAGCTTCTGGGGGCCGCACCGACCACGATCGAGGCGGTCGAGATCCCGCAGGCCTTCTCGACAGGGATCGTGGACGCGATGGTGACCTCGGGTGCCACCGGCGCGCGCACCAAGGCGTGGGATTTCACGACCGAATTCTACGACCTGCAGGCCTGGTTGCCGAAGAACATGATCATCGTGAACGAAGCGGCCTTCTCGGGCCTGCCCGAGGATCAGCAGCAGGCCATTCTGGACGCGGCTGCGGCCGCCGAAACCCGCGGCTGGGAAATGAGTGCCGCCATTGCCGAGGAATCGGTCAGCGAGCTTGATGCCAACATGACCGTGCACATGCCGAGTGACGCGCTGAAAGCCGATCTGGGCGAGGTCGGTGAGACGATGGCCGCCGAATGGGCCGAGAGTGTCGGCGAAGAGGGTCAGACGATCCTCGACGCGCTGAACTGA
- a CDS encoding TRAP transporter substrate-binding protein gives MDRRSFLRTSALGGSAAAASTLAAPAYAQGKRTLTMVTSWPRGFAVLDDAATYLEQYVSALSDGELTIDKKAPGELVGALEVFDAVSSGQADMYHSADYYFVGQHPGYAFFTAVPFGGTAQEVTNWYHHGGGQELHDELGSIFNLKGLIAGNSGSQSGGWFRNEITSAEDFNGLKFRMPGLGGQVLGKLGASVQNIPGGELYQALSSGALDGLEWVGPMADERAGFQEVAKIYYTAGFHEPGSALAASVNLDVWNELSQKHKDILNIASQAVTHYQLAETLANNGAALARLQSQGVQTLQFPDDVWDAFGAASKEVMDENMDDEIFAKIRTSFDESLAASASWINKSDGYYVAQRVRVLGEG, from the coding sequence ATGGATCGTCGTTCATTTCTGAGAACATCCGCGCTTGGCGGCTCTGCCGCTGCCGCCTCGACGCTGGCCGCACCGGCCTATGCGCAGGGCAAGCGGACTCTCACCATGGTCACGTCCTGGCCCCGCGGCTTCGCGGTGCTGGATGATGCGGCCACCTATCTTGAGCAATACGTCTCGGCCCTGTCCGATGGCGAGCTGACCATCGACAAGAAGGCACCGGGCGAGCTTGTGGGCGCGCTCGAAGTGTTCGACGCCGTGTCCTCGGGCCAGGCGGACATGTACCATTCCGCCGATTACTACTTCGTCGGCCAGCATCCGGGCTACGCCTTCTTCACCGCCGTGCCCTTCGGCGGCACCGCGCAGGAAGTGACCAACTGGTACCACCATGGCGGCGGCCAGGAGCTGCATGACGAGCTGGGCTCGATCTTCAACCTCAAGGGTCTGATCGCCGGTAACTCGGGCTCGCAGTCGGGCGGCTGGTTCCGCAACGAGATCACCTCGGCCGAGGACTTCAACGGCCTCAAGTTCCGCATGCCGGGCCTTGGCGGCCAGGTGCTGGGCAAGCTCGGCGCATCCGTGCAGAACATCCCCGGCGGTGAGCTTTACCAGGCGCTGTCCTCGGGCGCCCTCGACGGTCTCGAATGGGTCGGCCCGATGGCGGACGAGCGCGCGGGCTTCCAGGAAGTCGCGAAGATCTACTACACTGCGGGCTTCCACGAGCCGGGCTCGGCGCTGGCCGCTTCCGTGAACCTCGATGTCTGGAACGAGCTCAGCCAGAAGCACAAGGACATCCTGAACATCGCGTCGCAGGCCGTCACGCACTACCAGCTGGCCGAAACGCTGGCCAATAACGGTGCCGCGCTCGCTCGCCTGCAAAGCCAGGGCGTGCAGACGCTGCAATTCCCCGACGACGTCTGGGATGCGTTTGGTGCTGCGTCCAAGGAAGTCATGGACGAGAACATGGACGATGAGATCTTCGCGAAGATCCGCACGTCCTTCGACGAGAGCCTCGCGGCCTCGGCGTCCTGGATCAACAAGTCCGACGGCTATTACGTCGCACAGCGCGTGCGCGTCCTCGGCGAGGGCTGA
- a CDS encoding TRAP transporter small permease subunit: MGSGIVWVIQNIALAFYNFGYAITHPGLWLDWSNKEAIMRFVYYGGSTEFFFVVFTAFLVLTGVGLWKNSIMWGAVRGLEGLANVLGRVFAWAGLLMVIQQVVIVFMQRIFTRPDISFGFGIPLSFDISWWAEELKLYNALVVALCLTYTFVQKGHVRVDLVYSAVSFRTKRVIDMAGSLFFMMPMAVLIWLYAWFFLWRHLIVPNPSASDTLDRLLLKSRALRWNVETIGFSPNGFTGYFLFKILLLSIAGLIFLQAIAFFYRSYLEWKEGPESEDKYLDIDRLDDPVEVHADRVDI; encoded by the coding sequence ATGGGCTCCGGCATTGTTTGGGTCATCCAGAACATCGCGCTGGCCTTCTACAATTTCGGCTACGCGATCACGCATCCCGGCCTCTGGCTCGACTGGTCGAACAAAGAAGCGATCATGCGCTTCGTCTATTACGGCGGCTCGACCGAGTTCTTCTTCGTGGTCTTCACCGCCTTCCTGGTGCTTACTGGCGTGGGCCTTTGGAAGAATTCGATCATGTGGGGGGCCGTGCGCGGGCTCGAGGGGCTGGCCAACGTGCTGGGCCGCGTCTTCGCCTGGGCAGGTCTTCTGATGGTCATCCAGCAGGTGGTGATCGTCTTCATGCAGCGGATCTTCACCCGGCCCGACATCTCGTTCGGCTTCGGCATTCCGCTCAGCTTTGACATCTCGTGGTGGGCCGAGGAGCTCAAGCTTTACAACGCATTGGTCGTGGCGCTCTGCCTCACCTACACCTTTGTGCAGAAGGGCCATGTGCGCGTGGACCTCGTCTATTCCGCCGTCAGCTTCCGCACCAAGCGGGTGATCGACATGGCGGGCAGCCTCTTCTTCATGATGCCCATGGCGGTGCTGATCTGGCTTTATGCGTGGTTCTTCCTGTGGCGGCACCTCATCGTGCCGAACCCCTCGGCCTCCGACACGCTCGACCGGCTCTTGCTGAAATCCCGCGCGCTGCGCTGGAACGTGGAGACCATCGGCTTCAGCCCCAACGGCTTCACCGGCTATTTTCTCTTCAAGATCCTGCTGCTCTCGATTGCGGGCCTCATCTTCCTGCAGGCCATCGCGTTCTTCTACCGCTCCTATCTGGAGTGGAAGGAAGGCCCCGAGAGCGAGGACAAATATCTCGACATCGACCGCCTCGACGATCCCGTCGAAGTGCACGCTGATCGCGTCGACATCTAA